In Pseudoduganella albidiflava, a single window of DNA contains:
- a CDS encoding TetR/AcrR family transcriptional regulator, whose translation MRKGEMTRAAILDVALDLASRDGLEGLTIGLLADRMNMSKSGVFAHFGSREDLQLEVLKLYHRRFEQEVFYPSIKEARGLPRLRMMFAHWVKRVSVEIASGCIYISGAVEYDDRPGPIREALVTMVGAWQGALLRATQQAIECGHLKADTDAQQLVYEMYGLILAVHHDARFLRIPGAVERATVGFNRLVENYQS comes from the coding sequence ATGCGCAAGGGCGAAATGACCCGCGCCGCCATCCTCGACGTGGCGTTGGACCTGGCCAGCCGTGACGGACTGGAAGGCCTGACCATCGGCTTGCTGGCGGACCGGATGAACATGAGTAAATCGGGCGTATTCGCCCACTTTGGCTCGCGTGAAGATTTACAGCTGGAAGTGTTGAAGCTTTACCACCGCCGTTTCGAACAAGAAGTGTTTTACCCCAGCATCAAGGAAGCGCGCGGCTTGCCGCGCCTGCGCATGATGTTCGCGCACTGGGTCAAGCGCGTGTCCGTCGAGATCGCGTCCGGCTGTATTTATATCAGCGGCGCCGTCGAGTACGACGACCGCCCGGGCCCGATCCGCGAAGCGCTGGTGACGATGGTCGGTGCCTGGCAGGGCGCGCTGTTGCGCGCCACGCAGCAGGCGATCGAATGCGGTCACCTGAAGGCGGATACCGATGCGCAGCAGCTGGTGTACGAGATGTATGGCCTGATCCTGGCCGTACACCACGATGCCCGCTTCCTGCGCATCCCCGGCGCCGTCGAACGCGCCACGGTCGGCTTCAACCGCCTGGTCGAAAACTATCAGTCTTGA
- a CDS encoding sigma-70 family RNA polymerase sigma factor has translation MPIAPDQFDYEAALRGCARGDRQSLRKLYDQEAPRLLGVALRIVRERQAAEDVLHDAFVSIWTKAGTFDAARGAGRGWIYSIVRYQALDAIRSGAREVLVDDEEALDTIDSDATAHIADAFELRQDLGRLEHCLTQLDAAKRNSILYAYVDGCSHSEIAERLKSPLGTVKAWIKRGLTALRECMV, from the coding sequence GTGCCCATCGCCCCCGACCAGTTCGACTACGAAGCCGCCTTGCGCGGCTGCGCGCGCGGCGACCGCCAGTCGCTGCGCAAGCTGTACGACCAGGAGGCACCGCGCCTGCTGGGCGTGGCGCTGCGCATCGTGCGCGAGCGCCAGGCAGCGGAGGATGTGCTGCACGACGCCTTCGTCAGCATCTGGACGAAAGCCGGAACCTTCGATGCGGCGCGTGGCGCGGGCCGCGGCTGGATCTACAGCATCGTGCGGTACCAGGCACTGGATGCGATCCGCAGCGGGGCGCGCGAAGTGCTGGTCGACGACGAGGAAGCGCTGGACACCATCGACAGCGACGCCACGGCGCACATCGCCGATGCCTTCGAATTGCGGCAAGACCTCGGCCGCCTGGAACACTGCCTGACACAGCTCGACGCGGCCAAGCGCAACAGCATCTTGTATGCGTACGTGGACGGCTGCTCGCACAGTGAAATCGCCGAACGCCTGAAGTCGCCGCTGGGTACCGTCAAGGCATGGATCAAGCGCGGCCTCACCGCGCTGCGGGAGTGCATGGTATGA
- the clsB gene encoding cardiolipin synthase ClsB, whose protein sequence is MRPVDFIADNEVKLLHCGTEFFPALMEAIDAAQYDVYFETYIFADDETGQAVQAALMRAAKRGVTVRMITDWFGTGAGRVKRMHAQLLEAGVGHRIFNPWFKRGISRTHRKICVVDRCIAFVGGINVNDDMFCDYNHAISLTAPRWDFAVAVKGPLVANIHKEAVAQWRRLGRMPLTERIGLYQETRRANKAAAEASTTVHAGFVVRDNLRNRNTIQRAYLKAMGAARKSVLLANPYFAPGRKFRRALSQTAQRGVEVILLIGVGEHWLQDAVAHSFYPKLLASGVRVVEYRKTQLHAKVAVIDDEWATVGSSNVDGLSLFLNQEANVVIKDAAFAKDLRRHIEVALAEGVEIHAHEFQHVGRFRRIGYEIAYVVYRTLMRIFAVGKYA, encoded by the coding sequence ATGCGCCCTGTCGATTTCATCGCCGACAACGAAGTCAAACTCCTGCACTGCGGTACCGAATTCTTCCCTGCCTTGATGGAAGCGATCGATGCCGCGCAGTATGACGTTTACTTCGAGACTTACATTTTCGCGGACGATGAAACAGGGCAAGCCGTGCAGGCCGCGCTGATGCGCGCGGCGAAGAGGGGCGTGACGGTGCGCATGATTACCGACTGGTTCGGCACCGGTGCCGGGCGGGTCAAGCGGATGCATGCGCAATTGCTCGAGGCGGGCGTCGGGCACCGTATCTTCAATCCGTGGTTCAAGCGCGGCATTTCGCGCACCCATCGCAAGATCTGCGTCGTCGACCGCTGCATCGCCTTCGTGGGCGGCATCAATGTCAACGACGACATGTTTTGCGACTACAACCATGCCATCAGCCTGACCGCGCCGCGCTGGGATTTCGCCGTGGCGGTCAAGGGGCCGCTGGTGGCGAATATCCACAAGGAAGCCGTGGCGCAATGGCGGCGCCTGGGCCGCATGCCGCTCACCGAGCGGATCGGCTTGTACCAGGAAACGCGCCGCGCCAACAAGGCCGCCGCGGAAGCCAGCACCACCGTGCATGCCGGCTTCGTGGTGCGCGACAACCTGCGCAACCGCAACACCATCCAGCGCGCCTACCTGAAGGCCATGGGCGCGGCGCGCAAGAGCGTGCTGCTGGCGAACCCATATTTCGCGCCCGGCCGCAAGTTCCGGCGCGCGCTGTCGCAAACGGCGCAGCGCGGCGTCGAAGTGATCCTGCTGATCGGCGTGGGCGAGCACTGGCTGCAGGATGCGGTGGCGCATTCGTTCTATCCGAAACTGCTGGCCTCCGGCGTGCGGGTAGTGGAGTATCGCAAGACCCAGCTCCATGCCAAGGTGGCCGTGATCGACGATGAATGGGCCACCGTCGGCTCTTCCAATGTGGATGGACTGAGCCTTTTCTTGAACCAGGAAGCGAATGTCGTGATCAAGGATGCCGCCTTCGCCAAGGATTTGCGCAGGCACATCGAGGTGGCCCTGGCCGAAGGCGTGGAAATCCACGCGCACGAATTCCAGCACGTCGGCCGCTTCCGCCGCATCGGCTACGAGATCGCCTACGTGGTGTACCGCACGCTGATGCGCATTTTTGCAGTGGGAAAATACGCTTGA
- a CDS encoding anti-sigma factor yields the protein MRPIRDPHEVAGEYVLGTLSAERRREVEQALPDDAALRSAVQYWEQRLLPLTELAEPVEPSAALWARIERSIEASTAAAPAAPATAPVRGKAPGTGWWNKLDLWRGLAAGGFAAAAIMAVVVGVRMQAPEAPNYMVVLATPQNAAPGWVIRATGPNSIRLEPLVKTAVPAQRALQLWTKADGWSGPVSLGLVTPGRAVDVRLDKLPPLQPNQLFEITLEPEQGSPIGRPTGPILYIGRAVKVM from the coding sequence ATGAGACCGATCCGCGATCCCCACGAAGTCGCCGGCGAATACGTGCTCGGCACCTTGTCCGCCGAACGGCGCCGCGAAGTCGAGCAGGCCTTGCCGGACGATGCCGCGCTGCGCAGCGCCGTGCAGTACTGGGAGCAAAGGCTGCTGCCGCTGACGGAACTGGCCGAGCCGGTCGAGCCATCGGCCGCGCTGTGGGCGCGCATCGAGCGCAGTATCGAAGCGTCGACGGCGGCGGCACCGGCGGCACCGGCAACCGCGCCTGTGCGCGGCAAGGCGCCCGGAACCGGCTGGTGGAACAAGCTCGATCTGTGGCGCGGCCTGGCCGCCGGCGGCTTCGCGGCCGCGGCGATCATGGCGGTGGTGGTGGGCGTGCGCATGCAGGCGCCGGAAGCGCCGAACTACATGGTGGTGCTGGCCACGCCGCAGAACGCGGCGCCGGGCTGGGTGATCCGCGCTACCGGGCCGAATTCGATCCGCCTCGAACCGCTGGTGAAGACCGCCGTGCCGGCGCAGCGCGCGCTGCAATTGTGGACCAAGGCCGATGGCTGGAGTGGCCCGGTGTCGCTGGGCCTCGTCACGCCGGGCCGGGCGGTCGACGTGCGGCTGGATAAACTGCCGCCGCTGCAGCCGAACCAGCTGTTCGAGATCACGCTGGAACCGGAGCAGGGCTCGCCGATCGGCCGCCCGACGGGACCGATCCTCTACATCGGCCGCGCCGTGAAGGTCATGTAG
- a CDS encoding acyl-CoA dehydrogenase C-terminal domain-containing protein encodes MGQYVAPIRDMQFVLHEFLKVEEQLKELPAHAETDADIINAVLEEGAKFTSEVLFPLNHSGDREGCHHDVEAKTVTTPKGYKEAYKQYVEGGWAALACDPEYGGQGLPVVLNNSFYEMLNSSNQAWTMYPGLSHGAYECLKEHGTDEQKKTYLPKLVSGEWTGTMCLTEPHCGTDLGLLRTKALPNDDGSWTITGNKIFISAGEHDMSENILHLVLARVPDAPEGSKGISLFLVPKFLPDGNGGIGERNPIFCGAIEEKMGIHGNSTCQMNLDGAKGWIIGQPNKGLNAMFVFMNAARLGVGMQSLGLTEVAYQNALVYAKDRLQMRSLSGAKAPDKPADPIIVHPDVRRMLLTAKAFAEGARALTSYVALQIDRELNHPDEEVRKEAGDEVALLTPIVKAFITDNGWIATSEAMQVFGGHGYIAEWGMEQYVRDARINMIYEGTNTVQSLDLLGRKILMDNGSKLRKFGEKIRAFVEENGTDEAMSEFVTPLGDLGEKVTKLTMEIGMKAFQNQDEVGAAAVPYLRVAGHLVFSYFFAQMAKIALEKQDSDDKFYKAKLATARFYFGRLYPETAMLIRQARSGASNLMALDADLF; translated from the coding sequence ATGGGTCAATACGTCGCGCCAATCCGGGATATGCAATTCGTTCTGCATGAGTTCCTGAAGGTGGAAGAGCAGCTCAAGGAACTGCCGGCCCACGCCGAGACCGATGCCGACATCATCAACGCCGTGCTGGAAGAAGGCGCGAAGTTCACGTCCGAAGTGCTGTTCCCGCTGAACCACTCCGGCGACCGCGAAGGCTGCCACCACGATGTCGAAGCGAAGACCGTCACCACGCCGAAAGGCTACAAGGAAGCGTACAAGCAGTACGTGGAAGGTGGCTGGGCGGCGCTGGCGTGCGATCCCGAATACGGCGGCCAGGGCTTGCCGGTGGTGCTGAACAACTCGTTCTACGAGATGCTGAACTCGTCGAACCAGGCATGGACGATGTACCCGGGCCTGTCGCATGGCGCCTACGAGTGCCTGAAGGAACACGGTACGGACGAGCAGAAGAAGACCTACCTGCCGAAGCTGGTGTCGGGCGAATGGACCGGCACCATGTGCCTGACCGAACCGCATTGCGGCACCGACCTGGGCCTGCTGCGCACCAAGGCGCTGCCGAACGACGACGGTTCCTGGACCATCACCGGCAACAAGATCTTCATCTCGGCCGGCGAGCATGACATGTCGGAAAACATCCTGCACCTGGTGCTGGCCCGCGTGCCGGACGCACCGGAAGGCTCGAAGGGCATCTCGCTGTTCCTGGTCCCGAAATTCCTGCCGGACGGTAACGGCGGCATCGGCGAGCGCAACCCGATCTTCTGCGGCGCCATCGAAGAAAAGATGGGCATCCACGGCAACTCCACCTGCCAGATGAACCTGGACGGCGCCAAGGGCTGGATCATCGGCCAGCCGAACAAGGGCCTGAACGCGATGTTCGTGTTCATGAACGCCGCCCGCCTGGGCGTGGGCATGCAGTCGCTGGGCCTGACCGAAGTGGCTTACCAGAATGCGCTGGTATACGCCAAGGACCGCCTGCAAATGCGCTCCCTGTCCGGCGCCAAGGCACCGGACAAGCCAGCCGACCCGATCATCGTGCACCCGGACGTGCGCCGCATGCTGCTGACGGCGAAAGCCTTCGCCGAAGGCGCCCGCGCGCTGACCAGCTACGTGGCCCTGCAGATCGACCGTGAACTGAACCACCCGGACGAAGAAGTGCGCAAGGAAGCCGGCGACGAAGTGGCCCTGCTGACGCCGATCGTGAAAGCCTTCATCACCGACAACGGCTGGATCGCCACCTCGGAAGCGATGCAGGTGTTCGGCGGCCACGGCTACATCGCCGAATGGGGCATGGAGCAGTACGTGCGCGACGCCCGCATCAACATGATCTACGAAGGCACCAACACCGTGCAGTCGCTGGACCTGCTGGGCCGCAAGATCCTGATGGACAACGGTTCGAAGCTGCGCAAGTTCGGCGAGAAGATCCGCGCCTTCGTGGAAGAGAACGGCACCGATGAAGCGATGTCCGAATTCGTCACGCCGCTGGGCGACCTGGGCGAGAAAGTCACCAAGCTGACGATGGAAATCGGCATGAAGGCCTTCCAGAACCAGGATGAAGTGGGCGCCGCCGCCGTGCCTTACCTGCGCGTTGCCGGCCACCTGGTGTTCTCGTACTTCTTCGCGCAGATGGCCAAGATCGCGCTGGAGAAGCAGGATTCGGACGACAAGTTCTACAAGGCCAAGCTGGCCACCGCGCGCTTCTACTTCGGCCGCCTGTACCCGGAAACCGCGATGCTGATCCGCCAGGCACGCTCGGGCGCATCGAACCTGATGGCGCTGGACGCCGACCTGTTCTAA
- a CDS encoding enoyl-CoA hydratase, protein MTIEVSKANGILTLEFNRIERKNAITSAMYQSLADAINAAQDDTDVRAILLAGKPEAFTAGNDLEDFMKTAATYTGAFGDRPVFQFMRALSGSAKPVVAAVSGLAIGIGTTLLMHCDLVYAADGTKFSVPFTQLGLCPEFGSSLLMPLAGGHARAAEKLMLGEPFTAQEAYDMGIVSKVLPAAEVLDHARAQAAKLVALPAASIRTTKRLMTSSRKAQLEAIIAEESKLFFEMLQGAEAKEAFTAFFEKRKPDFTKFS, encoded by the coding sequence ATGACGATCGAAGTCAGCAAGGCCAACGGCATCCTCACGCTGGAATTCAACCGCATCGAACGCAAGAACGCGATCACCTCGGCGATGTACCAGTCGCTGGCCGATGCGATCAACGCCGCCCAGGACGACACCGACGTGCGCGCCATCCTCCTGGCCGGCAAGCCGGAAGCCTTCACGGCCGGGAACGACCTGGAAGATTTCATGAAGACGGCGGCTACCTACACCGGCGCTTTCGGCGACCGCCCCGTGTTCCAGTTCATGCGCGCGCTGTCCGGATCGGCCAAGCCGGTGGTCGCCGCCGTCAGCGGCCTGGCCATCGGCATCGGCACCACCCTGCTGATGCACTGCGACCTGGTCTACGCGGCCGACGGCACGAAATTCTCGGTGCCGTTCACGCAGCTGGGGCTGTGCCCGGAATTCGGTTCCTCGCTGCTGATGCCGCTGGCCGGCGGCCACGCGCGCGCCGCCGAGAAGCTGATGCTGGGCGAGCCGTTCACCGCGCAGGAAGCCTACGACATGGGCATCGTCTCGAAGGTGCTGCCCGCCGCCGAGGTGCTGGACCATGCCCGCGCACAGGCCGCGAAACTGGTCGCGCTGCCCGCCGCGTCGATCCGCACCACCAAGCGGCTGATGACTTCTTCGCGCAAGGCGCAGCTGGAAGCCATCATCGCCGAGGAGAGCAAGCTGTTCTTCGAGATGCTGCAAGGCGCCGAGGCGAAGGAAGCGTTTACCGCCTTCTTCGAGAAGCGGAAGCCGGACTTCACGAAGTTCAGCTGA
- a CDS encoding HAD family hydrolase — protein sequence MARPLLIFDLDETLVHATTANLEWPADFLFAGYRVHKRPFLSTLLQRVEPLYDLAVWSSGSPLYVERIASEVFGTFPLKFAWNAERCIQRVDLRTQGYVYIKDLRKVRSQGYDVERITIVDDSPEKICRQPRNHVLVKAFLGDPTDRELLAIADLLVARASRE from the coding sequence ATGGCCCGCCCGCTCCTCATATTCGACCTGGATGAGACCCTGGTACACGCCACCACGGCGAACCTGGAATGGCCCGCGGACTTCCTGTTCGCGGGCTATCGCGTCCACAAGCGGCCTTTTCTCTCCACGCTGCTGCAGCGGGTCGAACCGCTCTACGACCTGGCGGTCTGGTCGTCCGGCTCGCCGCTGTACGTGGAGCGGATCGCCAGCGAAGTGTTCGGTACCTTCCCACTGAAATTCGCGTGGAACGCCGAACGCTGCATCCAGCGCGTCGACCTCCGCACGCAGGGCTATGTGTACATCAAGGACTTGCGCAAGGTACGAAGCCAGGGCTACGACGTGGAGCGCATCACGATCGTGGACGATTCGCCGGAAAAGATTTGCAGGCAGCCCCGCAATCACGTGCTGGTGAAAGCGTTCCTGGGCGACCCCACGGACCGCGAGTTGCTCGCAATTGCCGATCTGCTGGTCGCCCGGGCCAGCCGGGAATGA
- a CDS encoding acetyl-CoA C-acyltransferase, producing MSKQLQDAYIVAATRTPIGKAPRGVFNKTRPDDLLVHAIRGAMAAVPNLDPALIVDAIIGCSFPEAEQGFNVARNAVVLAGLPNTVGGVTVNRYCASGITALAMAADRIRVGEADVMIAGGVESMSMVPMMGHHPSINMETFRDENVGLAYGMGLTAENVAKQWKISREDQDAFGLESHRRAIAAQQAGLFKDEITAVEAITRTPDLKTGEIKVSKRLVENDEGPRADASAEGMAKLKPVFAAKGSVTAATSSQMSDGAGALIVVSEKILREHNLTPLAKFSSFAVRGVPPEIMGIGPKVAIPAALAAAGITQDQLDWIELNEAFAAQALAVIRDLNLDTSKVNPMGGAIALGHPLGATGAIRAATVVHALRRNNLKYGMVTMCVGAGMGAAGIIERV from the coding sequence ATGAGCAAACAACTGCAAGACGCATACATCGTCGCCGCGACCCGCACCCCGATCGGCAAGGCCCCGCGCGGCGTGTTCAACAAGACCCGCCCGGACGACCTGCTGGTGCACGCGATCCGCGGCGCCATGGCCGCCGTGCCGAACCTGGACCCGGCACTGATCGTCGACGCGATCATCGGCTGCTCGTTCCCGGAAGCGGAGCAGGGCTTCAACGTGGCGCGTAACGCCGTGGTGCTGGCCGGCCTGCCGAACACCGTGGGCGGCGTGACCGTCAACCGCTACTGCGCATCGGGCATCACCGCGCTGGCGATGGCGGCCGACCGCATCCGCGTCGGCGAAGCCGACGTGATGATCGCCGGCGGCGTCGAATCGATGTCGATGGTGCCGATGATGGGCCACCATCCCTCCATTAATATGGAGACGTTCAGGGACGAGAACGTGGGCCTGGCCTACGGCATGGGCCTGACCGCCGAGAACGTGGCCAAGCAGTGGAAGATCTCCCGCGAAGACCAGGATGCGTTCGGCCTGGAATCGCACCGCCGCGCCATCGCCGCCCAGCAGGCCGGCCTGTTCAAGGACGAGATCACCGCGGTGGAAGCCATCACCCGCACGCCGGACCTGAAGACCGGCGAGATCAAGGTATCGAAGCGCCTGGTCGAGAACGACGAAGGCCCGCGCGCCGATGCGTCGGCCGAAGGCATGGCCAAGCTGAAGCCGGTGTTCGCCGCCAAGGGTTCCGTGACGGCGGCCACGTCGTCGCAGATGTCCGACGGCGCCGGCGCGCTGATCGTGGTCTCCGAGAAGATCCTGCGCGAACACAACCTGACGCCGCTGGCCAAGTTCTCGTCGTTCGCCGTGCGCGGCGTGCCGCCGGAAATCATGGGCATCGGCCCGAAGGTGGCGATTCCGGCAGCGCTGGCCGCCGCCGGCATCACGCAGGACCAGCTGGACTGGATCGAACTGAATGAAGCGTTCGCGGCGCAAGCGCTGGCCGTGATCCGCGACCTGAATCTTGATACGAGCAAGGTGAACCCGATGGGCGGCGCGATCGCGCTGGGCCATCCGCTCGGCGCGACCGGCGCTATCCGCGCCGCGACCGTCGTGCACGCCCTCCGTCGCAACAACCTGAAGTACGGCATGGTCACGATGTGCGTGGGTGCCGGCATGGGCGCCGCGGGCATCATCGAACGCGTGTAA
- a CDS encoding RNA-binding S4 domain-containing protein, producing the protein MDNVRIDKWLWAARFFKTRNLAIDAIDNGKVKINGDRVKPARLVKLGEKLYINNGSDEWDVLVVGLSDQRQGAPIARTLYEESEESLARRAKEAERRKLFHEPAADLKGRPTKRDRRARDQIDHGE; encoded by the coding sequence ATGGATAACGTAAGGATCGACAAATGGCTGTGGGCGGCGCGCTTCTTCAAGACCCGCAACCTGGCCATCGACGCGATCGACAACGGTAAAGTAAAAATCAACGGCGACCGCGTGAAGCCGGCGCGGCTCGTCAAGCTGGGCGAAAAGCTGTACATCAACAACGGTTCCGACGAATGGGATGTGCTGGTGGTCGGCCTGTCGGACCAGCGGCAGGGCGCGCCGATCGCCCGCACCCTGTATGAGGAAAGCGAGGAATCGCTGGCCCGGCGCGCCAAGGAAGCGGAGCGGCGCAAGCTGTTCCACGAACCGGCGGCCGACCTGAAGGGCCGGCCGACCAAGCGCGACCGGCGCGCCCGGGACCAGATCGACCATGGGGAGTGA
- a CDS encoding 3-hydroxyacyl-CoA dehydrogenase/enoyl-CoA hydratase family protein, translated as MTNFTVKKVAVLGAGVMGAQIAAHCVNAKVQVVLFDLPGKEGTPKNGIVLKAIENLKKLSPAPLGDKEDAALIQVANYEDNLDQLADCDLIIEAIAERLDWKHDLYKKVAPHIGANAIFASNTSGLPIHQLAEGFDAELKARFCGVHFFNPPRYMHLVELIPTEATRPEILDQLETFLTSVLGKGVVRAKDTPNFIANRVGIFGMLATIHQAEKFGLSVDVVDDLTGAKLGRAKSGTFRTADVVGLDTMGHVIKTMQDNLKDDPFASVYKTPDILAKLIEKGALGQKAGGGFYKKVGKDIQRLDFATGEYVAGGGKAADIIARILKEKDPVKKFKALRESTNPQGQFLWAIFRDAFHYIAYHLDTIADNARDVDFAMRWGFGWKVGPFETWQAAGWKQIAEWVKQDIEEGKALTDAPLPAWVFDEKVADKGVHTPEGSYSAKSNSYVPRSNLAVYERQAFRAPVLGSGDTDPSKAGTTVFEDNDVRLWHSGDDVLVISLKTKMHVIGQGVIDGLKRGLAEAEKNFKGLVIWGTDAAEGGAFSAGADLQSALPAFMAGGPKALDPLIKDLQNTFMAMKYSNVPVVAAVAGLALGGGCEMALHASRRVASIESYIGLVEVGVGLIPAGGGLKEAAARAAKEAKGNDILQFLKTGFMNAATANVSKSALEAKAMGYLKEDDIIVFNPYELLHVAKVTARSMFDSGYRAPLQRPVTVTGRYGWATIRGQLVNMRDGGFISAHDYKLGDMIAEIVSGGDIDQGSVVSEQWLLDMERKAFLELLNNPKSQERIMGMLQTGKPVRN; from the coding sequence ATGACCAATTTCACTGTCAAAAAAGTCGCCGTGCTCGGCGCCGGCGTGATGGGCGCGCAGATCGCCGCCCACTGCGTGAACGCCAAGGTGCAGGTCGTGCTGTTCGACCTGCCAGGCAAGGAAGGCACGCCGAAGAACGGCATCGTCCTGAAAGCCATCGAAAACCTGAAAAAACTGTCGCCGGCACCGCTGGGCGACAAGGAAGACGCCGCGCTGATCCAGGTCGCCAACTATGAGGACAACCTGGACCAGCTGGCCGACTGCGACCTGATCATCGAAGCGATCGCCGAGCGCCTGGACTGGAAGCACGACCTGTACAAGAAAGTGGCCCCGCACATCGGCGCCAACGCGATCTTCGCGTCGAACACGTCCGGCCTGCCGATCCACCAGCTGGCTGAAGGCTTCGACGCGGAACTGAAGGCGCGCTTCTGCGGCGTGCACTTCTTCAACCCGCCGCGCTACATGCACCTTGTGGAACTGATCCCCACCGAAGCGACCCGTCCGGAAATCCTGGACCAGCTGGAAACCTTCCTGACCTCCGTGCTGGGCAAGGGCGTGGTGCGTGCGAAAGACACGCCGAACTTCATCGCCAACCGTGTCGGCATCTTCGGCATGCTGGCCACCATCCACCAGGCCGAGAAGTTCGGCCTGTCGGTGGACGTCGTCGACGACCTGACCGGCGCCAAGCTGGGTCGCGCCAAGTCCGGCACCTTCCGCACGGCGGACGTGGTCGGCCTGGACACGATGGGCCACGTGATCAAGACCATGCAGGACAACCTGAAGGACGATCCGTTCGCCAGCGTCTACAAGACGCCCGACATCCTGGCGAAGCTGATCGAGAAGGGCGCGCTGGGCCAGAAGGCCGGCGGCGGCTTCTACAAGAAGGTCGGCAAGGATATCCAGCGCCTCGACTTCGCCACCGGCGAATACGTGGCCGGTGGCGGCAAGGCCGCCGACATCATCGCCCGCATCCTGAAGGAAAAGGACCCGGTCAAGAAATTCAAGGCGCTGCGCGAATCGACCAACCCGCAAGGCCAGTTCCTGTGGGCGATCTTCCGCGACGCGTTCCACTACATCGCCTACCACCTGGACACGATCGCCGACAACGCACGCGACGTGGACTTCGCCATGCGCTGGGGCTTCGGCTGGAAAGTCGGCCCGTTCGAAACGTGGCAGGCCGCCGGCTGGAAGCAGATCGCCGAGTGGGTGAAGCAGGATATCGAAGAAGGCAAGGCGCTGACGGACGCACCGCTGCCGGCTTGGGTCTTTGACGAGAAAGTGGCCGACAAGGGCGTGCATACGCCGGAAGGCTCGTACTCCGCCAAGTCGAACAGCTACGTGCCGCGCTCGAACCTGGCCGTCTATGAACGCCAGGCATTCCGCGCCCCGGTACTGGGCAGCGGCGACACCGACCCGTCGAAAGCCGGCACCACCGTCTTCGAAGACAACGACGTGCGCCTGTGGCATTCCGGCGACGACGTGCTGGTGATCTCGCTGAAAACCAAGATGCACGTGATCGGCCAGGGCGTCATCGATGGCCTGAAGCGCGGCCTCGCCGAAGCCGAGAAGAACTTCAAGGGCCTGGTGATCTGGGGTACCGACGCGGCCGAAGGCGGCGCGTTCTCCGCCGGCGCCGACCTGCAATCGGCCCTGCCGGCCTTCATGGCCGGTGGCCCGAAGGCGCTCGATCCGCTGATCAAGGACCTGCAGAACACCTTCATGGCGATGAAGTACTCGAACGTGCCGGTGGTGGCCGCGGTGGCTGGCCTGGCGCTGGGCGGCGGCTGCGAGATGGCGCTGCATGCGTCGCGCCGCGTGGCGTCGATCGAGTCGTACATCGGCCTGGTGGAAGTGGGCGTGGGCCTGATCCCGGCCGGCGGCGGCCTGAAGGAAGCGGCGGCACGCGCCGCCAAGGAAGCCAAGGGCAACGACATCCTGCAATTCCTGAAGACGGGCTTCATGAACGCGGCCACCGCGAACGTGTCGAAATCCGCGCTGGAAGCCAAGGCGATGGGTTACCTGAAGGAAGACGACATCATCGTCTTCAACCCGTATGAACTGCTGCACGTGGCGAAGGTCACCGCGCGCTCGATGTTCGATTCCGGCTACCGCGCACCGCTGCAGCGCCCGGTCACGGTCACCGGCCGCTACGGCTGGGCCACGATCCGCGGCCAGCTGGTCAACATGCGCGACGGCGGCTTCATCTCCGCGCACGACTACAAGCTGGGCGACATGATCGCCGAGATCGTTTCCGGCGGCGACATCGACCAGGGCAGCGTGGTGTCCGAGCAGTGGCTGCTGGACATGGAACGCAAGGCCTTCCTGGAACTGCTGAACAACCCGAAATCGCAGGAACGGATCATGGGCATGCTGCAGACCGGCAAACCGGTGCGTAACTAA